A DNA window from Solanum lycopersicum chromosome 3, SLM_r2.1 contains the following coding sequences:
- the LOC101262608 gene encoding formin-like protein 20 isoform X2: MALFRRFFYRKPPDRLLEISERVYVFDCCFSTDVLDEDEYKTYMGGIVAQLQDHYADASFMVFNFREGDRRSQISDILSQYDMTVMDYPRQYEGCPLLPLEMIHHFLRSSESWLSLEGQQNVLLMHCERGGWPVLAFMLAGLLLYRKQYTGELKTLEMVYKQAPRELLHLLSPLNPQPSQLRYLQYISRKNFGSEWLPSDTPFALDCIKLSFPPLFDGGRGCRPVLRVYGQDPASTTSNRSSKLLFSTLKTKKHARFYQQEECSMVKIDIHCRVQGDVVLECVHLEDDLVREEMMFRVMFHTTFIRSNVLMLMRDDVDVLWDAKDQFPRGFKAEVLFSDPNAVPSVVTEEVPSEDENGTEGASPEEFFEVEEIFSNAVDGQDGRGESGAHIVKESLQDDDSIEMIWKEEVEHHAFQDCASDEVNHKQEGKMDSNRSASEKNILGERDNSIPSKVIVSNGTSNMESEQVISGDCVASENGELKQDKEDTLRQKKLEREGSHQKVSADTSKQKSDKTTSSLKKQSFSNAKPAADGVGPKNKSKQQEIQGTVLRPAKPNAVSRWIPPNKGSYTSSMHVSYPPSRYNSAPPVLALTKDFQSGVKSKSPSPQASSEAIASAEAGRVSEKDSSCSASGMSIVEASVATISAPESVESQALKLHPSPPSPLLSPSPITSSHEPSDTEVAGTNSPSATSALSSQGSNITTSSLTQPDPYSSSALPEPPSFSPPPPPPPPPPPPFTSSRMTPLGAFSPPPPPLPPPPLPSSSSVINAGRVLPPPPPPPLWTGYGTSLEVVSSSSPPPPPPPPPPIYAPMLPRLASFGGSTLPPPPPPPPPPMHTGYSPPPPPPPPTLATRILHTSQVSPPPPPPPPPPPPPPPPPPSTYAPPPLFNTRSAPSPPPPPPPPFSRAPTPPPPPPPPFSRAPTPPPPPPPPFSRTPTPPPPPPPPFSRAPTPPPPPPPPFSRAPTPPPPPPPPFSRAPTPPPPPPFSRAPTPPPPPPPPSRGSVPPPPPPLPGAPPPPMWGPPPPPMRGPPPPPPPPGAPPPMRGPPPPPPPPGGGPPPPPPPIRGAPPPPPPPGGRAPGPPPPPPPGGRAPGPPPPPPPGGRAPGPPPPPPPGGRAPGPPPPPGAPRPPGGGPPPPPPFGSKGPAVGRGLPAGRGQGFSRAAGGVAPRRSNLKPLHWSKVTRALQGSLWDELQRNGETQLSPEFDFSELETLFSATVPKSDNAGKSGGRRKSVGSKPDRVHLVDLRRANNTEIMLTKVKMPLPDMMAAALAMDESILDADQVENLIKFCPTKDEMELLKNYTGDQDLLGKCEQFFLELMKVPRVESKLRVFLFKIQFNSQVTDFKKSLNTVNSACEEVRHSLKLKEILKKILYLGNALNQGTARGSAIGFKLDSLLKLTDTRATNNKMTLMHYLCKVLASKSPSLLDFHVDLVSLEAASKIQLKSLAEEMQAIIKGLEKVKKELEASETDGPVSEIFRKTLKEFVGVAEAQVGSVKDLYSVAGRNADALALYFGEDPARCPFEQVTATLLNFVRLFRKAHEENLKQAELERKKVQKEEIENAKGVNLNKKGFK, from the exons ATGGCGCTGTTCAGACGGTTCTTCTATAGGAAGCCGCCGGATCGGCTTTTAGAGATCTCTGAGCGGGTTTACG TGTTTGATTGCTGCTTCTCCACTGACGTGTTGGATGAAGATGAGTACAAGACATATATGGGGGGGATTGTAGCTCAGCTGCAGGACCACTATGCAGATGCTtctttcatggtttttaacttTAGGGAAGGTGATAGGAGGAGCCAAATATCTGACATATTGTCTCAGTATGATATGACTGTGATGGATTATCCTCGGCAATATGAAGGGTGTCCACTTCTGCCTCTGGAGATGATCCACCACTTCTTGCGCTCAAGTGAGAGTTGGCTTTCACTTGAGGGTCAGCAAAACGTCCTGTTAATGCACTGTGAGAGGGGAGGCTGGCCTgtacttgcttttatgcttgcTGGCCTTCTTTTGTACCGGAAACAGTACACTGGGGAGCTTAAAACTCTTGAAATGGTATACAAGCAGGCCCCTAGGGAGCTGCTTCATCTTTTGTCTCCTCTGAATCCACAGCCATCTCAGCTTAGATATCTCCAGTACATCTCCAGAAAAAATTTTGGTTCAGAATGGCTGCCATCAGATACACCTTTTGCCTTAGATTGCATTAAACTTAGTTTTCCTCCTCTATTTGATGGAGGGAGAGGCTGTCGACCTGTACTTCGCGTCTATGGACAGGACCCTGCTTCAACAACCTCTAATAGGAGCTCTAAGCTCCTCTTTTCAACTCTAAAGACAAAAAAACATGCTCGCTTCTACCAACAG GAAGAGTGTTCAATGGTGAAAATTGACATCCATTGTCGTGTCCAAGGAGATGTTGTTCTCGAGTGTGTCCATTTGGAAGATGATCTAGTAAGGGAAGAAATGATGTTCAGGGTCATGTTCCACACTACATTTATTCGCTCAAATGTTTTGATGTTAATGCGTGATGATGTTGATGTCCTGTGGGATGCAAAAGACCAATTTCCTAGAGGGTTCAAAGCAGAG GTACTCTTTTCGGATCCTAATGCTGTTCCATCTGTTGTCACTGAGGAAGTGCCAAGTGAGGATGAGAATGGGACTGAAGGTGCTTCACCTGAGGAGTTTTTCGAAGTCGAAGAGATATTCAGCAATGCTGTTGATGGGCAGGATGGAAGGGGGGAATCTGGAGCCCACATTGTCAAGGAAAGTTTGCAGGATGATGATAGTATTGAAATGATCTGGAAAGAGGAGGTGGAACATCATGCATTTCAAGATTGTGCATCAGACGAAGTAAATCACAAGCAAGAAGGAAAGATGGATTCTAATCGCTCTGcatcagaaaaaaatattttaggagaGAGAGACAACTCTATACCCTCAAAGGTTATAGTTTCCAATGGTACTAGCAACATGGAATCAGAACAGGTAATATCTGGGGATTGTGTTGCATCAGAAAATGGGGAACTAAAGCAAGATAAAGAAGACACTCTGAGACAGAAGAAGTTAGAGAGGGAAGGTTCGCATCAGAAGGTGAGTGCTGATACTAGTAAACAAAAAAGTGACAAGACAACCTCATCTCTAAAGAAACAGTCATTTTCCAACGCTAAACCAGCTGCCGATGGCGTTGGTCcgaaaaataaatctaaacaGCAGGAAATCCAAGGCACCGTTTTACGACCGGCAAAGCCTAATGCAGTGTCCCGGTGGATCCCTCCAAACAAAGGTTCTTACACTAGTTCAATGCATGTATCGTATCCACCATCAAGGTATAACAGTGCTCCTCCTGTGCTTGCCCTAACCAAGGATTTTCAGTCTGGGGTTAAATCAAAGTCACCATCTCCTCAAGCTTCTTCAGAAGCTATAGCTTCTGCTGAAGCAGGTCGTGTTTCAGAGAAAGACTCTTCATGTTCTGCATCGGGTATGTCAATTGTGGAGGCATCTGTTGCTACAATATCTGCCCCAGAATCAGTTGAAAGCCAGGCCCTGAAGCTTCATCCATCTCCTCCAAGTCCGCTTCTTTCTCCATCTCCAATTACTTCATCTCACGAACCTTCTGATACTGAGGTAGCAGGAACTAATTCACCATCAGCGACTTCAGCTTTGTCTTCACAGGGGAGTAATATTACGACATCTTCTTTGACTCAGCCGGACCCTTATTCTTCATCTGCTCTGCCCGAACCTCCCTCATtttcaccccctccacctccTCCACCCCCTCCACCTCCACCATTTACTAGCTCGAGGATGACTCCGCTAGGTGCCTTTTCTCCTCCCCCACCACCACTGCCTCCTCCACCTTTGCCCTCATCATCCAGTGTAATAAATGCTGGTAGGGTCTTGCCACCACCCCCTCCACCACCCCTTTGGACAGGGTATGGGACTTCCTTAGAAGTAGTATCTAGTTCATCGCCACCTccacctcctcctcctcctcctcctatATATGCACCCATGTTACCAAGATTGGCTAGCTTTGGGGGTTCCACATTGCCGCCACCtcctccccctccccctcctCCTATGCATACTGGCTATTCTCCTCCTCCACCACCTCCACCTCCTACTCTTGCCACACGAATCCTACATACCTCGCAAGTTTCTCCACCTccacctccaccaccaccaccgccgccaccaccaccaccaccacctcctTCAACATACGCTCCCCCTCCTTTATTCAACACTCGATCTGCACCATCTCCGCCacctccccctccccctcctTTTTCTAGAGCGCCAactccaccacctccccctccccctcctTTTTCTAGAGCGCCAactccaccacctccccctcctCCTCCATTTTCTAGAACGCCAactccaccacctccccctccccctcctTTTTCTAGAGCGCCAactccaccacctccccctcctCCTCCTTTTTCTAGAGCGCCAACTCCACCACCTCCACCTCCCCCTCCTTTTTCTAGAGCGCCAactccaccacctccccctcctTTTTCTAGAGCTCCaactccaccaccaccaccaccgccTCCTTCACGTGGTTCTGTACCACCACCTCCTCCTCCGCTGCCTGGAGCTCCACCTCCACCTATGTGGGGGCCTCCACCTCCTCCTATGCGGGGGCCTCCACCTCCACCTCCACCACCTGGAGCACCTCCTCCAATGCGGGGCCCTCCACCTCCTCCACCTCCTCCTGGAGGTGGCCCTCCTCCACCACCTCCTCCAATACGTGGAGCTCCACCGCCCCCTCCTCCTCCTGGAGGTCGTGCACCTGGTCCACCTCCCCCACCTCCTCCGGGAGGACGCGCACCTGGTCCACCTCCCCCACCCCCTCCTGGAGGGCGTGCACCTGGTCCACCTCCCCCACCCCCTCCGGGAGGACGCGCACCTGGTCCACCTCCTCCACCGGGAGCTCCAAGACCTCCTGGTGGTggaccaccaccaccaccacctttTGGTTCTAAAGGACCTGCAGTTGGCAGAGGCCTTCCTGCTGGGAGAGGGCAAGGATTTTCACGCGCAGCTGGTGGTGTAGCCCCACGAAGATCTAACTTGAAGCCGTTGCATTGGAGCAAGGTAACTAGGGCACTTCAAGGAAGCTTATGGGATGAACTACAAAGAAACGGAGAGACTCAATT GTCACCAGAATTCGATTTTTCAGAACTTGAGACTCTTTTCTCTGCTACAGTCCCCAAGTCAGATAATGCGGGTAAATCTGGAGGGAGAAGGAAGTCTGTTGGGTCTAAACCTGACAGGGTTCACCTG GTTGACTTGAGGAGGGCAAATAATACTGAAATTATGCTCACAAAGGTGAAAATGCCACTGCCTGACATGATG GCCGCTGCCCTTGCAATGGATGAGTCAATTTTAGATGCTGATCAGGTGGAGAATCTTATCAAGTTTTGTCCTACCAAAGATGAGATGGAACTTCTCAAG AATTACACAGGTGACCAGGATCTTCTGGGAAAGTGTGAACAG TTTTTTCTGGAGCTCATGAAGGTGCCCCGAGTAGAGTCAAAACTAAGAGTTTTTCTCTTCAAGATCCAGTTCAACTCTCAG GTCACGGACTTCAAAAAAAGCTTGAACACAGTGAACTCTGCTTGTGAAGAG GTCCGACATTCTCTTAAATTGAAGgaaatattgaagaaaatattgTATCTAGGGAATGCATTGAACCAGGGAACTGCCAGAG gTTCTGCCATTGGATTTAAGTTGGACAGTCTTTTGAAGCTCACTGATACTCGTGCTACTAACAACAAGATGACACTCATGCATTATCTTTGTAAG GTTCTTGCTTCCAAGTCACCATCACTTTTAGACTTTCATGTAGATCTTGTAAGCCTGGAAGCTGCGTCAAAG ATACAATTGAAGTCTTTGGCTGAAGAAATGCAAGCAATCATCAAGGGTttggaaaaagttaaaaaagaacTGGAGGCTTCGGAGACTGATGGCCCTGTGTCTGAAATTTTTCGCAAG ACCTTAAAGGAATTCGTTGGTGTGGCTGAAGCACAGGTTGGCTCTGTCAAGGATTTATATTCTGTTGCG GGCAGAAATGCAGATGCACTTGCACTATATTTCGGTGAGGATCCTGCCCGTTGTCCGTTTGAGCAAG TCACGGCGACCCTCTTAAATTTTGTAAGGCTGTTCCGCAAAGCCCACGAAGAGAACTTGAAGCAGGCTGAATTAGAAAGGAAGAAAGTTCAAAAGGAAGAAATAGAGAACGCCAAAGGAGTTAATCTCAATAAGAAGGGTTTCAAGTGA
- the LOC101262608 gene encoding formin-like protein 20 isoform X1, producing MALFRRFFYRKPPDRLLEISERVYVFDCCFSTDVLDEDEYKTYMGGIVAQLQDHYADASFMVFNFREGDRRSQISDILSQYDMTVMDYPRQYEGCPLLPLEMIHHFLRSSESWLSLEGQQNVLLMHCERGGWPVLAFMLAGLLLYRKQYTGELKTLEMVYKQAPRELLHLLSPLNPQPSQLRYLQYISRKNFGSEWLPSDTPFALDCIKLSFPPLFDGGRGCRPVLRVYGQDPASTTSNRSSKLLFSTLKTKKHARFYQQEECSMVKIDIHCRVQGDVVLECVHLEDDLVREEMMFRVMFHTTFIRSNVLMLMRDDVDVLWDAKDQFPRGFKAEVLFSDPNAVPSVVTEEVPSEDENGTEGASPEEFFEVEEIFSNAVDGQDGRGESGAHIVKESLQDDDSIEMIWKEEVEHHAFQDCASDEVNHKQEGKMDSNRSASEKNILGERDNSIPSKVIVSNGTSNMESEQVISGDCVASENGELKQDKEDTLRQKKLEREGSHQKVSADTSKQKSDKTTSSLKKQSFSNAKPAADGVGPKNKSKQQEIQGTVLRPAKPNAVSRWIPPNKGSYTSSMHVSYPPSRYNSAPPVLALTKDFQSGVKSKSPSPQASSEAIASAEAGRVSEKDSSCSASGMSIVEASVATISAPESVESQALKLHPSPPSPLLSPSPITSSHEPSDTEVAGTNSPSATSALSSQGSNITTSSLTQPDPYSSSALPEPPSFSPPPPPPPPPPPPFTSSRMTPLGAFSPPPPPLPPPPLPSSSSVINAGRVLPPPPPPPLWTGYGTSLEVVSSSSPPPPPPPPPPIYAPMLPRLASFGGSTLPPPPPPPPPPMHTGYSPPPPPPPPTLATRILHTSQVSPPPPPPPPPPPPPPPPPPSTYAPPPLFNTRSAPSPPPPPPPPFSRAPTPPPPPPPPFSRAPTPPPPPPPPFSRTPTPPPPPPPPFSRAPTPPPPPPPPFSRAPTPPPPPPPPFSRAPTPPPPPPFSRAPTPPPPPPPPSRGSVPPPPPPLPGAPPPPMWGPPPPPMRGPPPPPPPPGAPPPMRGPPPPPPPPGGGPPPPPPPIRGAPPPPPPPGGRAPGPPPPPPPGGRAPGPPPPPPPGGRAPGPPPPPPPGGRAPGPPPPPGAPRPPGGGPPPPPPFGSKGPAVGRGLPAGRGQGFSRAAGGVAPRRSNLKPLHWSKVTRALQGSLWDELQRNGETQLSPEFDFSELETLFSATVPKSDNAGKSGGRRKSVGSKPDRVHLVDLRRANNTEIMLTKVKMPLPDMMAAALAMDESILDADQVENLIKFCPTKDEMELLKNYTGDQDLLGKCEQFFLELMKVPRVESKLRVFLFKIQFNSQVTDFKKSLNTVNSACEEQVRHSLKLKEILKKILYLGNALNQGTARGSAIGFKLDSLLKLTDTRATNNKMTLMHYLCKVLASKSPSLLDFHVDLVSLEAASKIQLKSLAEEMQAIIKGLEKVKKELEASETDGPVSEIFRKTLKEFVGVAEAQVGSVKDLYSVAGRNADALALYFGEDPARCPFEQVTATLLNFVRLFRKAHEENLKQAELERKKVQKEEIENAKGVNLNKKGFK from the exons ATGGCGCTGTTCAGACGGTTCTTCTATAGGAAGCCGCCGGATCGGCTTTTAGAGATCTCTGAGCGGGTTTACG TGTTTGATTGCTGCTTCTCCACTGACGTGTTGGATGAAGATGAGTACAAGACATATATGGGGGGGATTGTAGCTCAGCTGCAGGACCACTATGCAGATGCTtctttcatggtttttaacttTAGGGAAGGTGATAGGAGGAGCCAAATATCTGACATATTGTCTCAGTATGATATGACTGTGATGGATTATCCTCGGCAATATGAAGGGTGTCCACTTCTGCCTCTGGAGATGATCCACCACTTCTTGCGCTCAAGTGAGAGTTGGCTTTCACTTGAGGGTCAGCAAAACGTCCTGTTAATGCACTGTGAGAGGGGAGGCTGGCCTgtacttgcttttatgcttgcTGGCCTTCTTTTGTACCGGAAACAGTACACTGGGGAGCTTAAAACTCTTGAAATGGTATACAAGCAGGCCCCTAGGGAGCTGCTTCATCTTTTGTCTCCTCTGAATCCACAGCCATCTCAGCTTAGATATCTCCAGTACATCTCCAGAAAAAATTTTGGTTCAGAATGGCTGCCATCAGATACACCTTTTGCCTTAGATTGCATTAAACTTAGTTTTCCTCCTCTATTTGATGGAGGGAGAGGCTGTCGACCTGTACTTCGCGTCTATGGACAGGACCCTGCTTCAACAACCTCTAATAGGAGCTCTAAGCTCCTCTTTTCAACTCTAAAGACAAAAAAACATGCTCGCTTCTACCAACAG GAAGAGTGTTCAATGGTGAAAATTGACATCCATTGTCGTGTCCAAGGAGATGTTGTTCTCGAGTGTGTCCATTTGGAAGATGATCTAGTAAGGGAAGAAATGATGTTCAGGGTCATGTTCCACACTACATTTATTCGCTCAAATGTTTTGATGTTAATGCGTGATGATGTTGATGTCCTGTGGGATGCAAAAGACCAATTTCCTAGAGGGTTCAAAGCAGAG GTACTCTTTTCGGATCCTAATGCTGTTCCATCTGTTGTCACTGAGGAAGTGCCAAGTGAGGATGAGAATGGGACTGAAGGTGCTTCACCTGAGGAGTTTTTCGAAGTCGAAGAGATATTCAGCAATGCTGTTGATGGGCAGGATGGAAGGGGGGAATCTGGAGCCCACATTGTCAAGGAAAGTTTGCAGGATGATGATAGTATTGAAATGATCTGGAAAGAGGAGGTGGAACATCATGCATTTCAAGATTGTGCATCAGACGAAGTAAATCACAAGCAAGAAGGAAAGATGGATTCTAATCGCTCTGcatcagaaaaaaatattttaggagaGAGAGACAACTCTATACCCTCAAAGGTTATAGTTTCCAATGGTACTAGCAACATGGAATCAGAACAGGTAATATCTGGGGATTGTGTTGCATCAGAAAATGGGGAACTAAAGCAAGATAAAGAAGACACTCTGAGACAGAAGAAGTTAGAGAGGGAAGGTTCGCATCAGAAGGTGAGTGCTGATACTAGTAAACAAAAAAGTGACAAGACAACCTCATCTCTAAAGAAACAGTCATTTTCCAACGCTAAACCAGCTGCCGATGGCGTTGGTCcgaaaaataaatctaaacaGCAGGAAATCCAAGGCACCGTTTTACGACCGGCAAAGCCTAATGCAGTGTCCCGGTGGATCCCTCCAAACAAAGGTTCTTACACTAGTTCAATGCATGTATCGTATCCACCATCAAGGTATAACAGTGCTCCTCCTGTGCTTGCCCTAACCAAGGATTTTCAGTCTGGGGTTAAATCAAAGTCACCATCTCCTCAAGCTTCTTCAGAAGCTATAGCTTCTGCTGAAGCAGGTCGTGTTTCAGAGAAAGACTCTTCATGTTCTGCATCGGGTATGTCAATTGTGGAGGCATCTGTTGCTACAATATCTGCCCCAGAATCAGTTGAAAGCCAGGCCCTGAAGCTTCATCCATCTCCTCCAAGTCCGCTTCTTTCTCCATCTCCAATTACTTCATCTCACGAACCTTCTGATACTGAGGTAGCAGGAACTAATTCACCATCAGCGACTTCAGCTTTGTCTTCACAGGGGAGTAATATTACGACATCTTCTTTGACTCAGCCGGACCCTTATTCTTCATCTGCTCTGCCCGAACCTCCCTCATtttcaccccctccacctccTCCACCCCCTCCACCTCCACCATTTACTAGCTCGAGGATGACTCCGCTAGGTGCCTTTTCTCCTCCCCCACCACCACTGCCTCCTCCACCTTTGCCCTCATCATCCAGTGTAATAAATGCTGGTAGGGTCTTGCCACCACCCCCTCCACCACCCCTTTGGACAGGGTATGGGACTTCCTTAGAAGTAGTATCTAGTTCATCGCCACCTccacctcctcctcctcctcctcctatATATGCACCCATGTTACCAAGATTGGCTAGCTTTGGGGGTTCCACATTGCCGCCACCtcctccccctccccctcctCCTATGCATACTGGCTATTCTCCTCCTCCACCACCTCCACCTCCTACTCTTGCCACACGAATCCTACATACCTCGCAAGTTTCTCCACCTccacctccaccaccaccaccgccgccaccaccaccaccaccacctcctTCAACATACGCTCCCCCTCCTTTATTCAACACTCGATCTGCACCATCTCCGCCacctccccctccccctcctTTTTCTAGAGCGCCAactccaccacctccccctccccctcctTTTTCTAGAGCGCCAactccaccacctccccctcctCCTCCATTTTCTAGAACGCCAactccaccacctccccctccccctcctTTTTCTAGAGCGCCAactccaccacctccccctcctCCTCCTTTTTCTAGAGCGCCAACTCCACCACCTCCACCTCCCCCTCCTTTTTCTAGAGCGCCAactccaccacctccccctcctTTTTCTAGAGCTCCaactccaccaccaccaccaccgccTCCTTCACGTGGTTCTGTACCACCACCTCCTCCTCCGCTGCCTGGAGCTCCACCTCCACCTATGTGGGGGCCTCCACCTCCTCCTATGCGGGGGCCTCCACCTCCACCTCCACCACCTGGAGCACCTCCTCCAATGCGGGGCCCTCCACCTCCTCCACCTCCTCCTGGAGGTGGCCCTCCTCCACCACCTCCTCCAATACGTGGAGCTCCACCGCCCCCTCCTCCTCCTGGAGGTCGTGCACCTGGTCCACCTCCCCCACCTCCTCCGGGAGGACGCGCACCTGGTCCACCTCCCCCACCCCCTCCTGGAGGGCGTGCACCTGGTCCACCTCCCCCACCCCCTCCGGGAGGACGCGCACCTGGTCCACCTCCTCCACCGGGAGCTCCAAGACCTCCTGGTGGTggaccaccaccaccaccacctttTGGTTCTAAAGGACCTGCAGTTGGCAGAGGCCTTCCTGCTGGGAGAGGGCAAGGATTTTCACGCGCAGCTGGTGGTGTAGCCCCACGAAGATCTAACTTGAAGCCGTTGCATTGGAGCAAGGTAACTAGGGCACTTCAAGGAAGCTTATGGGATGAACTACAAAGAAACGGAGAGACTCAATT GTCACCAGAATTCGATTTTTCAGAACTTGAGACTCTTTTCTCTGCTACAGTCCCCAAGTCAGATAATGCGGGTAAATCTGGAGGGAGAAGGAAGTCTGTTGGGTCTAAACCTGACAGGGTTCACCTG GTTGACTTGAGGAGGGCAAATAATACTGAAATTATGCTCACAAAGGTGAAAATGCCACTGCCTGACATGATG GCCGCTGCCCTTGCAATGGATGAGTCAATTTTAGATGCTGATCAGGTGGAGAATCTTATCAAGTTTTGTCCTACCAAAGATGAGATGGAACTTCTCAAG AATTACACAGGTGACCAGGATCTTCTGGGAAAGTGTGAACAG TTTTTTCTGGAGCTCATGAAGGTGCCCCGAGTAGAGTCAAAACTAAGAGTTTTTCTCTTCAAGATCCAGTTCAACTCTCAG GTCACGGACTTCAAAAAAAGCTTGAACACAGTGAACTCTGCTTGTGAAGAG CAGGTCCGACATTCTCTTAAATTGAAGgaaatattgaagaaaatattgTATCTAGGGAATGCATTGAACCAGGGAACTGCCAGAG gTTCTGCCATTGGATTTAAGTTGGACAGTCTTTTGAAGCTCACTGATACTCGTGCTACTAACAACAAGATGACACTCATGCATTATCTTTGTAAG GTTCTTGCTTCCAAGTCACCATCACTTTTAGACTTTCATGTAGATCTTGTAAGCCTGGAAGCTGCGTCAAAG ATACAATTGAAGTCTTTGGCTGAAGAAATGCAAGCAATCATCAAGGGTttggaaaaagttaaaaaagaacTGGAGGCTTCGGAGACTGATGGCCCTGTGTCTGAAATTTTTCGCAAG ACCTTAAAGGAATTCGTTGGTGTGGCTGAAGCACAGGTTGGCTCTGTCAAGGATTTATATTCTGTTGCG GGCAGAAATGCAGATGCACTTGCACTATATTTCGGTGAGGATCCTGCCCGTTGTCCGTTTGAGCAAG TCACGGCGACCCTCTTAAATTTTGTAAGGCTGTTCCGCAAAGCCCACGAAGAGAACTTGAAGCAGGCTGAATTAGAAAGGAAGAAAGTTCAAAAGGAAGAAATAGAGAACGCCAAAGGAGTTAATCTCAATAAGAAGGGTTTCAAGTGA